TGATCGTTTCATTCCTCTGGAGGAAGGTGAAGCTGTTCTAGAAAGCGAAGAGGAAGATGTTTCAGTGATGGGAACGTCATGGGAGGATGAGGTGTTGAATAAAACCCGAGAGTTCAACAGACAGACGAGGGAACGTCCCCATGATGAAAAGGCTTGGCTGGCATTTGCTGATTTTCAAGACAAGGTTTCGAGTATGCTGTCTCAGAAAGGTGTTCGCTTGCAGACTTTGGATAAGAAGATTAGTATACTTGAGAAGGCCTTTGAATTGAACCCATATAGCGAAGAACTGTTACTTGCGCTTCTCAAGGCGTACCAAAGCAGAGACAGCGCAGATGTACTAATCAGTAGGTGGGAAAAGGCACTTATGCAGAATTCCTCGAGCTACAGGCTATGGAGGGAGTTTCTAGGTGTTGTTCAAGGGGAGTTCTCCAGATTTAAAGTATCAGAAGTGAGGAAGATGTATTCTTATGCAATTCAGGCACTCTTTTCTGCTTGCAGCAAGCGACATAGGCAGGTTCTTATTTTATGGTTGATGAATCACTTAATACTTGTTTGTATACTGTCACAAGTTATGTGAAGTTTAATGTTCCTTCTTCgaacttagtttttttgtagtgtttcCCGCTAGCTTTAAGCTGACATTGTTGATGATCTTCTTCTTAGCAGTTCGACATTGTAAggtctaatttttgtttttgttggatTATGCAGATGGATGCAACATCTGAACCATTGGATTCTACTCTCATCCAGCATGAACTTTTTCTAGTGGATATGCTAGTTAGCCTCTGCAGGTTTGAATGGCAGGCTGGTTACCGGGAGCTGGCCACAGCGTTATTTCAAGCTGAAATGGAATATAGCATCTTTTCTCCATCTTTGTTGCTAAGTGAACAGAGTAAACTAAGACTGTTTGCGCACTTTTGGAGCAGTAATGGTGCTAGAGTTGGAGAAGAAGGAGCTTTTGGATGGTCTTTGTGGTTGGAGAAAGAGGAGGAACAAAGGCAAAAAATGTTGAAAGAGGAATCTTCTGATGACAATGACGTAGGCGGTTGGACAGGTTGGACAGAGCAATTGTCAGATAGGAAAGAAGACAGTAGTATTGCTACAGCTAACCCTGGAGAAGGTGATGTTAATCAGGAGGGCCTGGACGAAGAAATGGAAGACGAGGATAGCAGGCCTGAAGATGACACTGAAGCTATGTTAAAGCTATTAGGCATTGATGTCAACACTGCGGCCAGTGATGAGGTTAAAGATACTTCAACATGGGTCAAATGGTTTGAAGAAGAGGTTTCTCGAGATCAAAATCAATGGATGCCTACTCGAAAAGCTGGTATTTATCTCTACGTTTACCATTATTAACTTGCAATTTAACCTAAAATTTCCGTAACGTGCATGTGGTTTTTAACCATCATGCATCATCCTTTAATAGGTGAATTCTCGAGTGTTGGTGAAATGGGCGAGAGGGAAGATGAAGAGCAACTCTCAAGTCTTGTACTTATGAAGATATAAATGGATATCTATTTTCATTACGTTCAAACGAAGCCTGCTTATCTCTGGTTTACATTTGTATAAGTATGGttgacataaactttttaatcatattttattttacattcttCAAATATAATAGAACAAAACAAATAGTATAGTACAAATTACTGAAATGGTGTAGAAATATTGTGCTACTATGTCTCAAATTATCAAATTGTATATTGCCTAAAACTTATAATAGAAAAGATTGACAACAACGACCAACATTTGGTTCTTTCTTAGAACTCAGTGGTTTAAATCTCGGTTTATGTAATTGCACTTCTCTATCCTGAAAATTGACCTGAAAAATAAGAAGACAATGAAATAACCTTAGATTTCCATGTGAATATAACATACTATTCTATGCACCAGATTACTACcctatgtaatatatattatacagtATGTATAAGAACATCAGCGAGAATCAATCAGATATCATGCTATAACCATATGAGTAAACAGTTTTGCTATGCAGATGGTATTCCACACACTAATCAATATTTGTACACTGTGTAATATGAATCACTGATACAAAACTCCAATTGAAGCTTAAGAAAGAATAAGAACATCAGCGAGAACCACAACCGATTATAAATTGTGGAGCTCAGAGCTCAATTTAATTAACAGACCTGACAATCACCATCGAGAAGGTTGTAGATTTAATAGTTAAAGGGCTAAGAAGTGTAATGTAGTGCTATTCAAGAGGAGAAATTTTATGGTTATCATGTGTAATTCAAAAATCTGTCAGAATAAACAGAACGAGGAAAACAGAAACCATAAATCAAAATGTTCAACTCAATAAATACGTTGCAAACAAGATATGAAATGATACTATTCTAATTGGAATAATTGAAGTAGATAAGTATACTATTACATCCCAAATGGAATGGACGTTGTAACTAAGATACTATGAGGTACATGCTTTGAACCAATTTGTCAGCAATGCTATTCCACACAAAAGACCTACTTACTAAACTATGGGTTACATGCTTTGAACCCATTTGACAGAAATGCTATTCCACACAAAAGACCTAAATTACTAAACTACGTATTTTGCATCTCCGctataaagaaaattaaaatctaagGAACCCTAACACAACCTGGAAAAACCCAAACCTAAATCAAATTGCAAAAGTCCGAAGCGAGGGACTAATTCCGTAACGGGAACGATGGTATGCACAGCGGACGATGGTACAAACTTAGCAAttagaaaaccctaattctgaGACGAGctcaaataaaagaaaataaacagaGAGGAAGCAAAGGCGAAGAGAATCGACGGAAACGAGGGAGAACTTACGAAAATTTCAGAGATCTGAGAAGAATCGAGTTGGTGAAGTTGGATAGAAAAAGTGTGTTACTAACCGCCGCTGAAACCCTAATGCGAAACCCTAATGCCGAACACGATTGAAAGGGAGCACGAAGAAGATGGAAAAACTGTCGATTGAAGGCGGAGGGGAGGATTTGGAGCAAATCGCTGCCGAAAACCGTTCGACCTCGAGAAAGTTACCAACGGAAGTGAAAAGAGAATTGTGAACAGAGGTAAGACACGAACTACCTTTTGTGtggttaataattttatttttaattaattttagtacCAGGTTGGGCCGGTTGAGTTTAAGGGGTATTACAgtattaatatgtatatataactcCGTGTATAGAAACGCTAGGGGAAATAGCTATTGTGTGTATTATAGTTTTTTCATGGTTATAGGCCCCAATTTCTCTTCATTCAATACACCCAAcgctaaaaaaattaaaaagtttagTTACTTCGTTTAGTTTTATTcattgaagagaaaaaaaattcagaaaaaacatttatatgcagtttggttcatcttaatttccagattatatttaaattattcgATATGGTAAGGTATGAAACTCAAGTAAAATTATGTTAGtaatagtttattaatttatgacactataaatttataaaaatattttcaaatacccTGAGCGGAATTttcaacaaatatttttttataagaagtTCAACAAATgctaaaataatttacaaaaaataattagtaaaacactaaaaattaaagagaatttcattataaatttaaaaactaataaaaacttaaacaaacatatattataaacatcatttgttgttacataatatatactaattattatttacgacattatttatatattaattaaaactaatttttttattattttatcacattacatttgatttttaattgagTTGGCTTGGAGGTGgatgtattaatttattatcgtGAAAATTAGCTATTGTAATAGTATCAAAATATGATACTCTtagaaatacaaaattattaattattcttactttagattttcttcaactatataaaattgaactagaaatcaaatagaaaaatataaatcactacattttcgtaaattttttaatttaataattttgtgatCTCTAACCAAAAAATGTTAGTGGTCTTTTCAACTCAAaccaacaaaatttaataaagttaagaatataattttagaataaaaacagATTACATTTATTGTTTTCAGTATAAAgtaagattttataaaattaaaatatttcaatataaaaaatatttagtgtaaactTACCTGCCTGTAGGGCGGGCCTATACctagtttttgttataaaacaatAAGAAATGGTTTATTGtgtttgtattatattattatattacaaATTCTTATTCTgtcgatgaaaaaaatatattttatttttttgaaaattatataatttataaattagtttatttgagattttgtatGTATTCTTTTATGTTACAATGTCGacattatattttgttaataaattcTGGGAGTTAAGATTGTCTAGTTAGTGATACGGAAGatgtttatattttgtttgttacaaaattttaatgaatATGCCATAAAAAGTTTCTTATAAATTTGTGGGAGAAATTTCAAGTTTACTACATTATAGGTacaattatttatgtttacctCCATTAAATgcttctatactattaaaataaaaatcatgacttcttagatgtgtgattttttttttggaccatccttagaaaatttattaaattttcataatttaattataatatcttttaatatctttatttttatttgaaatattaataaatatcttaaagaaatgtctaacaaaatctttcaaatatcttttagaatcttttaaaatatattttcgaaattagttaattaaaattttaattatcacaaagtataattagaaattaaattttagtttagttttgattgtgaaaaataataattatataaaatagttttaatagtattttaatgataataaaaaattaattttaaaaagtattttaaatgatgtttttaaaaagaaatattcatttctatttctaatttaaaaataaaaattcttatCTATTTAGCACAAAAATTATAACTTAtttcatatgtgattttttaatggggttctttaaaaaatgactcaaaattttaagttaaacacaaaaataacctatgctttttttggaactttgttTTGTCGTATTCACCCTAGAAATTTtagttattcacgaaaatgcctttattttttttctcccttCGAAAATAAGGCTTTTACATTACCACTTAGAAATCACACCTTTAAATGTTTTTACCATGTAATACAACTAATTTACACCTCCTTTCATAGATAAAACATTTGATCTTTATTCATATTGTATACATAagactttattattattaacgtCTGTGTATTCCCCTAAGTTAAAAAGCAAttcggtttattatttaaacaactATACTAAATTGGTTTAATTAATAACTATATGCCAAATTTTCTATTATGTAGGTTCATACTTAATTTAGTTTCcacatatatttcaaatttaaaaataaaacaaaaattatgtaaatcaATATCgttacataataatgtttttaaaataaattttgtcacaaaaataaaaaaaatataaattttataataataatattatacgttacaaaaatattattataaaattataaaattaaataatatataacgtcaaatcatattaatttagtgatatattttattgcctaatctaaaatattttactattaaagAAAATACGCACGGTCgtgcgggtcaagatctagttctTCTTTAAAGAAGGAAAAAACTTTTATACTCTtgctttatagatatataaatataaataattatttaaataaataataattttttaatagctttcaattttttttctcaagttttcttttcgaaattgtttttaaaactattttaatattttaaaaagatttaagtatttattcatatatttattaaaatcctaaaccccacttTACAAAACCTCATcccaaaactctaaatcttaagcCTATAAGTTAACCGTAAGattataagtgtatatttatctctttaaaagtgagggtaaatgtgattaacataaacataaaaagttttttagatatataaatataaataattatttaaataaatcataattttttttatagctttcaatattttttctcaagttttcttttcgaaattctttttaaaactatttttaaaatttaaaaatatttaagtatttactcatatttttattaaaatcctaAACACCACTTTACAAAACCTcatccctaaactctaaatcctaagtctatAAGTTAACCTTAAGAtcataagtgtatatttatctctttaaaaGTGAGGATTAATGTGATTAAGATAAACATGAATTTAGGAATGTGGTAGTTTAAGATTTTTTCttgaatttgatataaatatgtaaattaaatttatttggaATATACTGCAATATATGAAACTAAATCAGTTAAAGAATTTAATGCTAAAATCTAgcctcatatatatatatatagtttagtaaatatacaatttaatatcTATATCCGGaagataaaatttcataaaaatatcctaactaaattttgttaatttcttAATACCCAAATTCTTTTCTTACCTGGTTTAATATCCAAActaattatttaacttttttaatacatttatttttaaaattgtgttcATTTTAATACCCACAATATGTTcattataatgaaaatattaataagtGTTCCAAAGACACTTAATATATctctaaatttaaaacaaagaatcttaaaaaattcaatttttatttcaagtttaagaataataagaaataattttttggataatttttttaaagaaaataattctgaaaaatataaataaattagttttaaactGAAGAAATATGGTTCTAGTCATTCAAATAACTTTTCACTGATTCTTACTAAAGCATCGATCAAGTTCTGAATTCTTCTCTCATCGTTCATACTTGATGGTGTAAAGCTTCTTATCTTTTTAAGTTTggcataaaaccattagacCACCATTAACCGAAACTCTTAAGTAGGTTCTTAGattaatttgtaattaaaaaaaaaacgaaaaacaacAATTACTTAAGAGGTGGATATTAGATAAGGGCTGGAAGAACCACCTCTTAGGAGACACGTGTTATAATTTGAGAGAGTTTTGAGTttatctcttctctctctcgatTCATCACTTCACCTTTCTGTATGTTGATCTCCTCCATCGATTCAACACTCCGTAAGTGTTCCTTGCTGGACTGTTTTATGTATTGCTTGATTGATTCATTCATTTATATCCCTGGTTGTTATTTATCTTAGTGGCCAATGTAGGAGATCGCGGCAAGAGCGGCGGGATTCCAGCCGAGAGAAGGAGGCTTCCGGGTTTGGGTTCGCGGTTGAGGTAGACCCGATGGGGAACGAATCTGGGTACGGGAGTGAGCCTGGGTACAAAGGAGATGTTGAGCTTGGTTATGGTGATGAGtacgatgatgaagaagaagacgtgaAACTATTGTTTTGGGGAGGTAAAAGCTTGAAACTTTATAACACTAGTGTTTGATCTTGTATATGAAAGATGAACACTTTGGCTCTGCTGTCTATGTTCTTGTGG
This region of Brassica napus cultivar Da-Ae chromosome C5, Da-Ae, whole genome shotgun sequence genomic DNA includes:
- the LOC106435958 gene encoding nuclear exosome regulator NRDE2-like, producing the protein MEPNKNFRRIRLSASSREAVDSSFDRFIPLEEGEAVLESEEEDVSVMGTSWEDEVLNKTREFNRQTRERPHDEKAWLAFADFQDKVSSMLSQKGVRLQTLDKKISILEKAFELNPYSEELLLALLKAYQSRDSADVLISRWEKALMQNSSSYRLWREFLGVVQGEFSRFKVSEVRKMYSYAIQALFSACSKRHRQMDATSEPLDSTLIQHELFLVDMLVSLCRFEWQAGYRELATALFQAEMEYSIFSPSLLLSEQSKLRLFAHFWSSNGARVGEEGAFGWSLWLEKEEEQRQKMLKEESSDDNDVGGWTGWTEQLSDRKEDSSIATANPGEGDVNQEGLDEEMEDEDSRPEDDTEAMLKLLGIDVNTAASDEVKDTSTWVKWFEEEVSRDQNQWMPTRKAGIYLYVYHY